A single Ignavibacteriales bacterium DNA region contains:
- a CDS encoding fibronectin/fibrinogen-binding protein: MSYSSNSGEIHLEFSTHFPGTFLLFRDHFSRARKNTVSFQTIPSGTAFRGIRMHHSDRILVLDFEDNYAITLFIRGAKTNAIFVTGTEAIPFRKSDEKIVSELKRLLQNPQKQEEFSDLDQISFIDQLTPDDPRLGKEIKNELSVRINESGDPESELRKIISGILHGGFRLANTPSGYSIVPEAFLSANPEDPLFETAVDAVSGLVKRRFAEARFHQKKNQLIKEYTRQIKSLGKIADDLSNRLKLGDRSALYEKYAQVLLMTPDKKEKGLKEVFLRDYMNQGELLKIPLDDKLDINQNTKRYFEKAKEEKTSYAEGILRLPEIKAKISKFTTDLKLIEQCKSLKELSPFEKNEAENKKSKTADDTVKFRAFHIEPHYIVYVGKDSRQNDELTLHFAKPNDIWMHARGCPGSHTVLRDTSGRNIFGKDVIKAAASIAAYFSKARNAKYVPVAYTEKKNVVKRKGMEAGKVQMMRESIVMAEPALPKNEIQNKGDQ, encoded by the coding sequence ATGAGTTATAGTTCAAATTCAGGAGAAATTCATCTTGAGTTTTCAACTCATTTCCCTGGTACCTTCCTGCTGTTCAGAGATCATTTTTCGAGAGCCAGGAAAAATACCGTTAGTTTTCAGACCATCCCTTCCGGTACGGCTTTCCGGGGAATTCGCATGCACCATTCTGACCGGATACTGGTTCTGGATTTCGAAGATAATTATGCAATAACTCTCTTTATAAGGGGAGCTAAAACCAACGCCATATTTGTAACCGGTACCGAAGCAATCCCCTTCCGCAAATCTGATGAGAAAATTGTTTCTGAATTAAAGCGCTTGTTACAGAACCCTCAAAAACAGGAAGAATTTTCAGATTTAGATCAGATTTCCTTTATTGACCAACTTACGCCCGATGACCCCCGGCTTGGCAAAGAAATAAAAAACGAGCTTTCAGTAAGAATCAATGAGTCGGGAGACCCCGAATCGGAGTTGAGAAAAATCATCTCCGGTATACTTCATGGCGGATTTCGCTTAGCTAATACTCCTTCAGGATATTCTATTGTCCCTGAGGCGTTCCTCTCTGCAAACCCGGAGGATCCGCTTTTTGAAACTGCTGTTGATGCAGTTTCAGGGCTGGTAAAAAGAAGATTTGCTGAGGCAAGATTTCATCAGAAAAAGAACCAACTTATAAAGGAATATACCCGTCAGATTAAATCACTGGGTAAAATTGCTGATGATTTGTCGAATAGGTTAAAACTGGGAGACCGCTCTGCTCTTTATGAGAAATATGCTCAGGTTCTGCTGATGACCCCTGACAAAAAAGAAAAGGGTCTTAAGGAGGTTTTTCTGCGCGATTACATGAACCAGGGGGAATTACTCAAAATACCTCTTGATGATAAGCTGGATATCAATCAGAACACGAAAAGATATTTCGAAAAGGCAAAAGAAGAGAAGACCAGTTATGCTGAAGGTATTTTAAGACTGCCGGAAATAAAGGCCAAAATCAGTAAATTTACAACTGACTTAAAATTAATTGAGCAGTGTAAAAGTTTGAAAGAATTATCCCCGTTTGAGAAGAATGAAGCGGAAAACAAAAAATCCAAAACCGCGGATGATACAGTCAAATTTCGTGCTTTTCATATTGAACCTCACTACATTGTTTATGTAGGTAAAGACAGCCGCCAGAATGATGAACTGACCCTGCACTTCGCCAAACCGAATGATATTTGGATGCATGCCCGTGGTTGTCCCGGTTCACATACCGTTCTGAGAGATACTTCCGGCAGAAATATCTTCGGAAAAGATGTAATCAAGGCAGCAGCTTCAATAGCAGCATATTTCAGTAAAGCGAGAAACGCCAAATATGTTCCTGTCGCCTATACTGAAAAAAAGAATGTTGTAAAAAGAAAAGGAATGGAAGCGGGAAAGGTTCAGATGATGCGGGAATCAATTGTAATGGCCGAACCTGCTCTCCCTAAAAATGAAATTCAAAATAAAGGAGATCAGTAA
- a CDS encoding glucosamine-6-phosphate deaminase, with translation MRLIIQQDYEKVSNWAAHYVAMRIKEFNPSKSRRFVLGLPTGSSPLGMYKRLIELNKAGVVSFKYVTTFNMDEYVGLSESHPQSYHYFMFSNFFDHIDIDRSFINILNGNASDLNAECRNYESKIKDAGGINLFIGGIGADGHIAFNEPGSSLGSVTRVKTLTKDTIIANSRFFDNDVQQVPKTALTVGVKTVLDSEEVMVLISGHSKARALAKVVEEGVNHMWTVSALQLHPKSIIICDDASTAELKVGTVNYFKDIESQNLVPETLLTELH, from the coding sequence ATGAGATTAATTATTCAGCAGGATTACGAAAAAGTATCCAATTGGGCAGCACATTATGTCGCAATGAGGATAAAGGAATTTAACCCCAGCAAATCAAGAAGATTCGTCCTGGGCCTGCCAACAGGGTCCTCTCCCCTGGGGATGTACAAGCGTCTCATTGAACTAAATAAAGCTGGTGTGGTCTCATTCAAATATGTGACTACTTTCAATATGGATGAATATGTGGGTCTTTCAGAATCTCACCCGCAGAGCTACCACTATTTTATGTTCAGCAATTTTTTCGATCATATTGACATAGACCGCAGTTTTATTAACATTCTTAACGGAAATGCCTCTGATCTGAATGCCGAATGCAGAAATTATGAAAGCAAAATCAAGGATGCCGGCGGGATAAACCTTTTTATTGGAGGAATTGGAGCAGACGGGCATATTGCGTTTAATGAACCAGGGTCATCCCTCGGTTCAGTTACCCGGGTAAAGACGCTCACCAAGGATACCATCATCGCGAATTCCCGCTTTTTTGATAATGACGTTCAGCAGGTTCCCAAAACTGCCTTAACCGTGGGTGTTAAAACCGTACTTGATTCTGAAGAGGTTATGGTTCTAATAAGCGGTCATTCTAAAGCCCGTGCACTGGCAAAAGTGGTCGAAGAAGGTGTGAATCATATGTGGACCGTAAGTGCATTGCAGCTTCACCCGAAAAGTATCATAATCTGTGATGACGCTTCAACAGCTGAACTTAAGGTGGGTACGGTGAACTATTTTAAAGATATTGAGTCCCAAAATCTTGTTCCTGAGACTCTGTTAACCGAACTACATTAA
- a CDS encoding nucleoside deaminase, producing MFRALQEAEKAAEAGDVPVGAIIVKSGRIIGTGYNQMKSLSDATAHAEMIAITAAASSVQSQFLEDCTLYITLEPCVMCTGAILLSRIPVVYFAAFDPKFGAMGSLYNIAAEGKMNFIPEIFSGIYERESSEMLKNFFSQRRN from the coding sequence ATGTTCAGAGCTCTTCAGGAAGCGGAAAAAGCCGCGGAGGCTGGTGATGTCCCCGTTGGAGCTATCATCGTAAAATCCGGGAGGATCATCGGGACGGGCTATAATCAGATGAAATCTTTATCAGACGCGACGGCACATGCTGAGATGATCGCAATTACTGCCGCGGCCTCCTCGGTGCAATCCCAATTCCTTGAGGATTGTACCCTTTATATTACCCTTGAACCCTGTGTAATGTGTACCGGCGCTATTCTTCTTTCCCGGATACCTGTAGTTTATTTTGCAGCTTTTGATCCGAAGTTTGGAGCAATGGGCTCTTTGTATAATATAGCTGCTGAAGGAAAAATGAACTTCATTCCCGAGATATTCTCAGGCATATATGAGAGAGAATCTTCAGAAATGCTTAAAAACTTCTTTTCGCAGAGGAGAAACTGA
- a CDS encoding adenylate kinase, whose product MRIILFGSPGVGKGTQAKILSNQLSIPHISTGDILREAVKNKTSLGMKAKEIMDAGELVPDEVMVGIIKDRLTDSDCHKGFILDGFPRTIKQAEALNKLFIELHITDFFLISLEVNEEEIIRRLTNRRACKVCSNIFNYNDIEGRETCPTCGAENSFYHRKDDREDVIRKRLEVFQSTTKPVLEYFADKQNVIRIDALETIDNVTTTIVTRLNSLNSNLR is encoded by the coding sequence ATGCGAATAATCTTATTTGGTTCCCCTGGTGTCGGTAAGGGAACGCAGGCGAAAATTCTGAGCAATCAGCTCTCAATTCCTCATATTTCAACCGGCGATATCCTGAGAGAGGCAGTAAAAAATAAAACCTCACTGGGGATGAAAGCAAAAGAAATCATGGATGCCGGTGAACTGGTTCCTGATGAGGTAATGGTTGGGATAATTAAAGACCGCCTTACTGATTCTGATTGCCATAAAGGGTTTATTCTTGATGGATTCCCAAGGACCATCAAACAGGCAGAAGCTCTTAACAAATTATTCATTGAACTCCATATTACAGACTTTTTCCTCATTTCGCTAGAGGTTAATGAGGAAGAAATTATCCGCCGTTTAACCAACAGACGTGCATGCAAAGTCTGCAGCAACATTTTTAATTATAACGATATCGAAGGCAGAGAGACTTGTCCCACCTGTGGAGCAGAAAATAGCTTTTATCACAGGAAAGATGACAGAGAAGATGTTATACGGAAGCGTCTTGAAGTATTCCAGTCCACAACAAAGCCCGTGCTTGAATATTTCGCTGATAAGCAGAATGTCATTAGGATAGATGCACTTGAAACGATTGATAATGTTACAACGACCATCGTTACAAGATTGAATTCTCTGAATTCTAACTTACGGTAG
- the ftsE gene encoding cell division ATP-binding protein FtsE yields MLQFHNVSFVYPPDRVILNDLNFELQEGEFLVLTGKSGIGKSTLLKLIYFREFPTEGFIQFAEYNTAGFRTSDLPFLRRKIGIVFQSFELLKDRSVQDNISFIPEVTGKSSKEIKQKVNSVLKLVGLSHRRLSMPDELSGGEQQRVAIARAIINDPKLIIADEPTGNLDPETSAEILELFKRINAMGTAVIFATHNYELFKNFRGRVLKLTEKGISESTTVS; encoded by the coding sequence TTGCTGCAGTTTCATAATGTTTCGTTTGTCTATCCGCCTGACAGAGTGATTCTTAATGATTTGAATTTTGAGCTTCAGGAAGGGGAATTCCTTGTACTCACGGGGAAAAGCGGAATAGGGAAAAGTACGTTACTGAAGTTAATCTATTTCAGAGAGTTTCCAACCGAAGGATTTATTCAATTCGCGGAATATAATACTGCCGGCTTTCGCACGTCTGATCTGCCTTTTCTGAGGCGTAAAATAGGAATCGTCTTTCAATCATTTGAATTGCTCAAAGATCGCAGCGTACAGGATAATATATCTTTCATTCCAGAAGTAACAGGGAAGTCATCAAAGGAGATAAAGCAGAAAGTTAATTCTGTTCTAAAACTAGTAGGTCTCTCCCACAGACGGCTAAGCATGCCGGACGAACTATCCGGGGGTGAACAGCAGAGGGTAGCTATTGCCAGAGCGATAATTAATGATCCCAAACTCATTATAGCAGATGAGCCGACCGGTAATCTGGATCCTGAAACCTCAGCTGAAATACTTGAGTTGTTTAAAAGGATCAACGCAATGGGAACAGCCGTAATTTTTGCAACTCATAATTATGAGTTATTCAAAAACTTCAGGGGCAGGGTATTAAAACTAACCGAAAAAGGAATTTCTGAAAGTACTACCGTAAGTTAG
- the pdxA gene encoding 4-hydroxythreonine-4-phosphate dehydrogenase PdxA: protein MDKIVFSCGDIAGIGPEIIARTIQKENLTKKHQVIITGPADVFIPEIKRYTESAKFYVTDSYDPSLNLHETIIINSIQSAPVKPGIHSPDTGRVALEAIYKAHDIVCSDISRSVLVTAPISKEAIKSAGSDFPGHTELLAFLSGIQNFSMMFLSSKMIGALLTIHEPLSFVPDMITPELLENKYILLNEVLHDKLGKNNPRIALLGLNPHAGENGNIGHEEQDIMIPFVNKYPNIEGPFPADGFFGNRTYEQFDLVLSPYHDQLLIPFKFFAFSEGVNFTAGLPYIRTSPDHGTAFSIAGKGIADPSSMISAVRWALKLLGKK from the coding sequence ATGGATAAAATTGTCTTTTCATGCGGAGATATCGCAGGTATCGGGCCTGAAATTATCGCCAGAACTATTCAGAAAGAAAATCTGACGAAAAAACATCAGGTTATCATAACCGGTCCTGCTGATGTTTTTATACCCGAAATTAAGAGATATACTGAATCAGCAAAATTTTATGTTACTGATTCTTATGATCCGTCTCTTAATCTTCATGAAACCATCATTATCAATTCTATCCAATCAGCACCGGTTAAGCCTGGTATTCATTCTCCGGACACCGGCCGTGTTGCTTTAGAAGCAATCTATAAAGCCCACGATATAGTCTGTTCAGATATATCCAGATCTGTATTAGTGACGGCACCCATTTCGAAGGAAGCGATAAAATCGGCAGGTTCCGATTTTCCAGGACATACTGAGCTTCTTGCTTTTCTTTCCGGTATTCAGAATTTCTCAATGATGTTTCTCTCTTCCAAAATGATTGGAGCGCTTCTTACCATTCATGAGCCGCTTTCATTTGTACCTGATATGATAACACCTGAACTTCTGGAGAATAAGTATATCCTGTTGAATGAGGTTTTGCATGATAAACTTGGAAAGAACAATCCCAGGATCGCGCTGTTAGGTTTGAATCCGCATGCCGGTGAAAATGGCAATATCGGACATGAGGAACAGGATATTATGATACCTTTTGTAAATAAATACCCTAATATCGAAGGACCTTTTCCGGCTGATGGTTTTTTTGGAAACAGAACGTATGAGCAGTTTGATCTGGTACTTTCACCGTATCACGATCAGCTTCTGATTCCCTTTAAATTCTTCGCATTTTCGGAAGGTGTTAATTTTACAGCCGGACTTCCGTATATAAGAACTTCACCGGATCATGGTACAGCATTTTCCATCGCCGGAAAGGGAATCGCAGATCCCTCTTCAATGATCTCAGCCGTAAGATGGGCGCTTAAACTTCTGGGGAAAAAATGA
- a CDS encoding peptidoglycan DD-metalloendopeptidase family protein yields the protein MKLLLPALIVLCIQLTLSGQDTTKYPWPTNPGNVQKQVGGSFGEYRSTSAEGHYHNGTDISGGAGTPVYAVLGGVVGAAFDDGNTGYDSYVRINSTINGQTKMLTYYHTRPVAGLSVGQAISAGQQISTIAIDHVHLIEYRFGTTQTAAQINSLRPDGGLVPYNDPWKPYIRYVKFFRDNSDLQLPAGNLGGKVDIIAHVEETNGTTSATFNNGTYEIGYKILSEDGQTVIFTPPDNGLRFKYYNIPRDQYVNVNYYRPESNTSKHVYIVTNGSGASSVASSQIVGNSFFDADAFPYGNYKVMVFTYDSRGNGDTVFIPVTTAPADLTPPAQPLLKSILKDSTVYFTMTWTPPGDGDLRGFRIHYSNDGNTFQIRESENTLTAMVNNRTYSYGLPNPLYLKIYAVDTANPANLSIQSDVYGIRTINDGRKILIVDGFNRFLSGGSYNLAYHDFIIRFAESGNFTFETAHHSQIRNGEINLSGYQTVFWLSGDEYPSAAFFDSTEMNALKSFLEGGGNLFLSGSEIAQNLYQYGAQDSSLINFMKDYLKIQYIDGDANLNYAIVSDSTGMFSSALIPFGLTSQGSPYIEDAPDVIMGEPGAIEFIKYNVTKPAGIYFRGTFGQSAQQAKLIYLGFPFESIGSKSLRTQFMADLLNFFYPATPVEEFDEPIAKKVFEVYQNYPNPFNPSTKLMFFNPSAGKVKISLYNVLGEMVYTAADRIFSEGFHEVNLDFSTEPGNLVSGTYVARFETLSGTRTVKLLYLK from the coding sequence ATGAAACTATTACTCCCGGCACTCATAGTTCTCTGTATTCAGCTTACCTTATCAGGCCAGGATACCACAAAGTATCCCTGGCCCACAAATCCCGGCAATGTACAAAAGCAGGTCGGCGGCTCTTTTGGTGAATACAGAAGCACCAGCGCAGAAGGTCATTATCATAACGGGACGGATATCTCCGGCGGTGCTGGAACTCCGGTATATGCTGTACTTGGAGGAGTTGTTGGTGCCGCTTTTGATGATGGCAATACAGGATACGATTCGTATGTAAGAATTAATTCTACGATTAATGGTCAGACGAAAATGCTTACATATTATCATACACGTCCTGTTGCGGGTCTAAGTGTCGGACAGGCAATTTCCGCCGGTCAGCAAATTTCTACTATTGCCATAGATCATGTTCATCTTATTGAATACCGGTTCGGGACAACTCAAACAGCAGCTCAGATAAATTCCCTGAGACCTGACGGGGGTTTAGTACCGTATAATGATCCCTGGAAGCCATATATCCGCTATGTTAAATTTTTCCGTGATAACAGTGATCTACAGCTTCCGGCAGGTAATCTGGGAGGAAAGGTTGATATAATAGCCCATGTTGAAGAAACAAACGGTACAACCAGCGCAACTTTTAATAATGGCACTTATGAAATCGGGTATAAAATTCTTTCGGAAGACGGCCAGACTGTAATATTTACTCCTCCGGATAACGGACTCAGATTCAAGTATTACAACATTCCGAGAGATCAGTATGTTAATGTGAATTATTATCGTCCTGAATCCAATACCAGTAAACATGTGTATATTGTGACAAACGGAAGCGGCGCTTCTTCAGTCGCCTCCAGCCAGATAGTTGGCAATAGCTTTTTTGACGCAGATGCATTTCCGTATGGCAATTATAAAGTCATGGTTTTCACTTATGACAGCAGAGGTAATGGCGATACTGTTTTTATTCCGGTAACCACAGCACCGGCAGACCTTACACCTCCGGCCCAGCCGCTGTTAAAGTCAATCTTAAAAGATTCCACTGTTTATTTTACCATGACATGGACACCGCCGGGAGATGGTGATTTGCGTGGATTCAGAATACACTACAGTAATGATGGAAATACTTTCCAGATTCGTGAGTCGGAAAATACACTGACTGCTATGGTAAATAACCGTACATATTCATACGGGCTGCCTAATCCACTGTATTTAAAAATATATGCAGTTGATACTGCTAATCCTGCCAATCTTTCAATACAGTCAGATGTCTATGGTATTCGTACAATAAATGACGGTAGGAAGATTCTCATAGTTGACGGGTTTAACAGATTCTTAAGCGGAGGAAGTTATAATCTGGCATATCATGATTTTATAATCCGTTTTGCGGAATCAGGTAATTTTACTTTTGAAACTGCACATCACTCTCAAATACGGAACGGGGAAATTAACTTATCCGGTTATCAGACGGTCTTCTGGTTGAGCGGTGATGAATATCCGTCAGCAGCTTTTTTTGATTCCACAGAAATGAATGCTTTGAAGTCATTTCTTGAGGGGGGAGGAAACCTCTTTCTCTCAGGTTCAGAAATTGCGCAAAATCTGTATCAGTATGGCGCTCAGGATAGTTCTCTTATTAATTTTATGAAAGACTATCTGAAGATTCAGTATATAGATGGTGATGCAAATCTCAATTATGCCATTGTTTCTGATTCTACGGGTATGTTCAGCAGTGCATTAATTCCGTTCGGACTTACCTCACAGGGGTCACCATATATTGAGGATGCACCCGATGTTATTATGGGTGAACCGGGAGCAATTGAGTTTATAAAGTATAATGTAACAAAGCCGGCAGGAATCTATTTCCGGGGTACATTTGGTCAGTCCGCTCAGCAGGCAAAACTGATTTACCTGGGATTTCCTTTTGAATCCATTGGCTCGAAATCATTGCGTACCCAATTCATGGCTGATCTGTTAAACTTTTTCTATCCCGCAACTCCGGTTGAAGAATTTGATGAACCGATAGCTAAAAAAGTTTTTGAGGTTTATCAGAATTATCCGAATCCATTTAATCCATCAACAAAGTTAATGTTTTTTAATCCTTCTGCCGGGAAAGTAAAAATATCCCTCTATAATGTTCTGGGCGAGATGGTCTATACTGCTGCAGACCGGATATTCAGTGAGGGCTTTCATGAAGTAAATCTTGATTTCAGCACTGAACCGGGAAATCTGGTGAGCGGAACTTATGTTGCAAGATTTGAAACTCTTTCAGGTACCCGGACAGTAAAACTGCTTTATCTCAAATAG
- the rho gene encoding transcription termination factor Rho: protein MDIAELQSKKIVELYQISKDLSITGYSDLRKQELILKILEAQTSKDGLTFSRGVLEVLGDGYGFLRSKDYNYLPSPDDIYVSPSQIKKFMLRTGDFVSGQVRPPKEGERFFALLRVEAVNGKDPSEVRERTLFDNLIPVYPTNKLTLETVPGEYSMRVMDLLAPIGKGQRGLIVAPPKSGKTILLQKIANSITRNHPEAKLIILLIDERPEEVTDMERSVKAEVISSTFDEPADRHVQVADMVIEKAKRMVESNEDVIILLDSITRLARANNVVMPHSGRILSGGVDSNALQKPKRFFGAARNTEDGGSLTIIATALIETGSRMDDVIFEEFKGTGNMELVLDRDLSDRRIFPAIDVNKSGTRKEELLMSEEDLQKVWILRKILSELSSIEAMEFLLDRMKGTRNNKEFLANMNS from the coding sequence ATGGATATTGCAGAACTGCAATCTAAAAAGATCGTCGAACTCTATCAGATATCAAAAGATTTAAGCATAACCGGCTACAGTGACTTAAGAAAACAGGAATTAATTCTCAAAATACTGGAAGCCCAGACATCAAAAGACGGCTTAACTTTTTCGAGGGGAGTACTTGAAGTTCTTGGCGATGGATACGGCTTTCTCCGTTCAAAGGACTACAATTACCTTCCTTCACCTGATGATATATATGTATCTCCTTCACAGATTAAAAAATTCATGCTTCGTACCGGTGACTTTGTCAGCGGTCAGGTACGTCCTCCGAAGGAAGGAGAACGGTTCTTTGCCCTTCTCCGCGTTGAAGCGGTAAACGGAAAAGATCCTTCCGAAGTAAGAGAAAGAACACTTTTTGACAACCTCATCCCTGTATATCCCACAAACAAACTGACTCTCGAAACCGTACCCGGTGAATATTCCATGCGCGTAATGGATCTTCTCGCGCCGATTGGTAAAGGGCAGAGAGGTCTCATCGTAGCTCCTCCTAAAAGCGGAAAGACCATTCTTCTGCAGAAAATTGCAAACTCCATTACCAGAAATCATCCTGAAGCAAAACTTATCATACTCCTGATTGACGAGCGCCCGGAAGAAGTTACGGATATGGAACGCAGTGTTAAAGCCGAAGTAATAAGTTCTACATTCGACGAGCCTGCTGACCGTCACGTCCAGGTTGCTGACATGGTTATTGAAAAAGCAAAAAGAATGGTAGAATCAAATGAAGATGTGATTATTCTTCTTGATTCCATCACCAGACTTGCACGTGCTAATAACGTAGTAATGCCTCATTCAGGCAGAATTCTCTCGGGCGGTGTGGATTCAAATGCACTTCAGAAACCAAAAAGATTTTTTGGTGCTGCAAGAAATACCGAAGACGGAGGAAGTCTTACCATTATTGCTACGGCTCTTATTGAAACTGGTAGCAGAATGGATGATGTTATCTTTGAAGAATTCAAAGGAACCGGTAATATGGAACTGGTACTTGACAGAGATCTTTCCGACAGAAGAATCTTTCCGGCAATTGATGTTAACAAATCAGGCACCAGAAAAGAAGAACTGCTCATGTCTGAAGAAGATCTTCAGAAAGTATGGATTCTTCGTAAAATCCTCAGCGAACTCAGTTCCATTGAAGCGATGGAGTTTCTCCTTGACCGCATGAAGGGCACAAGAAATAATAAAGAGTTCCTTGCTAATATGAATAGCTGA
- a CDS encoding bifunctional folylpolyglutamate synthase/dihydrofolate synthase, with amino-acid sequence MTSEDSGFNPEELFNLRNRGIKLSLDPTREFLDRTGNPQNAFKSFHIAGSVGKGSTTSFLASILMEAGFKTGLYTSPHFVRFNERIKVNGVEIEDSYIKDFWVKHKDYIHKTGLTFFEVTTVLGFCYFRDRGVEIAAIETGLGGRLDSTNLLTPLASIITSISLEHTSILGNSLTEIAREKGGIIKTGIPLFLGDIPDEGLSELKRIATEKKTEIFEIKRNVAIYPEKYDFYSDSLILSGIVPPVKGQHQFINSALAILSIRKVLNLQDLSVFKRGIQNVIKNTGLEGRFEVLSNSPLLILDSAHNPAGITAFVNQIKSQLTNKLNLSIVFTSLSDKNADEMLSELRTVSSHLILHELEFERGMKMSQMKEIAHAKGFTVTELSSPEDFFRNIFSSARPDDAFAVTGSMYLLGAFKSYLKNQKQIFI; translated from the coding sequence TTGACCTCAGAAGATTCCGGATTCAATCCGGAAGAGTTATTTAACCTTCGAAACCGTGGAATTAAGCTTTCTCTGGACCCGACCAGAGAGTTTCTTGATCGGACGGGTAATCCCCAAAATGCATTCAAATCTTTCCATATTGCTGGTTCGGTCGGGAAAGGGAGTACAACCTCCTTCCTGGCCAGTATCCTTATGGAGGCGGGATTCAAAACAGGACTTTATACCTCCCCCCATTTTGTCAGATTTAATGAGAGGATAAAGGTTAATGGTGTTGAAATCGAGGATTCCTATATTAAGGACTTCTGGGTAAAACATAAGGACTATATCCATAAAACCGGGCTCACTTTTTTTGAGGTAACAACTGTTCTCGGTTTTTGCTATTTCAGGGATAGGGGAGTCGAAATTGCCGCGATTGAGACCGGCCTTGGGGGAAGACTCGATTCAACCAATTTATTAACCCCTCTGGCTTCAATCATTACTTCGATCTCACTTGAACATACCTCTATTCTGGGTAATTCTCTCACTGAGATTGCCAGAGAAAAGGGGGGGATTATCAAGACAGGAATTCCTTTATTTTTGGGTGATATTCCGGATGAGGGTCTCTCTGAGCTAAAACGGATAGCCACGGAGAAAAAAACAGAAATATTTGAAATTAAAAGAAATGTTGCAATTTATCCGGAAAAGTATGATTTTTACAGCGACAGTTTAATTTTGTCAGGTATTGTTCCCCCCGTTAAGGGTCAACATCAGTTTATTAATTCAGCTTTAGCCATTTTAAGCATCCGGAAGGTTTTAAATCTTCAGGATTTGTCAGTCTTTAAACGTGGAATACAAAATGTAATTAAAAATACGGGTTTGGAAGGCAGATTTGAAGTGCTTTCAAATTCACCCCTTCTGATACTGGATTCTGCCCATAATCCCGCCGGTATAACCGCATTTGTAAACCAGATAAAATCACAATTAACTAATAAATTAAATCTTTCCATTGTTTTCACATCATTATCAGATAAGAATGCAGACGAAATGCTTTCAGAGTTGCGTACGGTGAGCAGCCACCTGATTCTTCATGAATTGGAATTCGAAAGGGGAATGAAGATGAGCCAGATGAAGGAAATTGCACATGCAAAGGGTTTTACCGTAACCGAACTCTCATCACCGGAAGATTTTTTCAGGAACATTTTCAGCAGCGCCAGGCCAGATGATGCTTTTGCAGTGACCGGCAGTATGTACTTACTCGGCGCGTTTAAATCGTATTTAAAGAACCAAAAACAGATTTTTATTTAA